From Treponema rectale, one genomic window encodes:
- a CDS encoding type I phosphomannose isomerase catalytic subunit: protein MLKLEAIKSEKIWGYELWFASTHPNGCQEDFKSFAGGDYPLLGKIIQADDSLSIQVHPDDEKAALYENCRGKTECWYVLDAQPDARLIYGLKKDYPPEELKFAIKGGTLESYLNYVPVKKGDFIFIPSGTVHAIGKGMRLLEIQQSSDVTYRLYDFNRGRECHVEKGIACIKNDGLLPPGPFAGSFRCPYFLLEKLCVSGSYDIRSCGKNTSPSDVMLCFILDGQGSVNGVSFAAEDAFAFSPEEDLHFEGDFTFMKITCLAE, encoded by the coding sequence ATGCTTAAACTTGAGGCTATAAAATCCGAAAAAATATGGGGATACGAACTTTGGTTTGCATCTACGCATCCTAATGGATGTCAGGAAGATTTTAAATCTTTTGCCGGCGGAGATTATCCGCTTCTCGGAAAAATAATTCAGGCTGATGACAGTCTGAGTATACAGGTTCATCCTGATGATGAAAAAGCGGCTCTTTATGAAAACTGTCGTGGAAAAACTGAGTGCTGGTATGTTCTGGATGCACAGCCGGATGCTCGTCTTATTTATGGACTGAAGAAAGATTATCCTCCGGAAGAGCTTAAGTTTGCCATTAAAGGCGGCACTCTTGAATCTTACCTTAATTATGTTCCTGTAAAAAAGGGAGATTTCATTTTCATTCCTTCTGGTACGGTTCATGCAATCGGAAAAGGGATGAGGCTTCTTGAAATCCAGCAGTCCAGTGATGTTACCTACAGGCTTTATGATTTTAACAGGGGACGCGAATGTCATGTAGAAAAAGGCATTGCCTGCATTAAGAATGACGGTCTTTTGCCTCCGGGCCCTTTTGCCGGGTCTTTCCGCTGTCCTTACTTCTTACTGGAAAAGCTTTGCGTGTCAGGTTCGTATGATATAAGGTCATGCGGAAAGAATACTTCTCCTTCAGATGTAATGCTGTGCTTTATTCTTGACGGACAGGGAAGTGTAAACGGGGTTTCTTTTGCTGCTGAAGATGCCTTTGCTTTTTCTCCGGAAGAAGACCTTCATTTTGAGGGTGACTTTACGTTCATGAAAATTACCTGTCTTGCAGAATGA
- the lon gene encoding endopeptidase La — MSDSTTLMPQEMNLPDKLCLLPLGGIPIFPGIFTPFMVNSNDDIKTIEEAYKGDGYVGFVLLKEDKKNPSAADLYKVGTAARIIKKTNLPDGAVNLFVSTIIRFRIKKILSSESPMVAAVEYLPDTGENSFEVKALTRALISEMREIGEANALVSEEMRMNLNNINHPGKIADFITSILNIEKTEQQKILETVDVRKRMEKVLVFIKKEQEILRVQKKIQTELNEKIEKNQREYFLREEMKSIQEELGVGNSHAGEYQKFKSKIDSFKFEGEIKETLDSELDKFQMMDSHDPDYNNIRSYLELVCSLPWNDEPVEDYNIENAEKILEKDHYGLEDVKKRILEYLAVRKLKNDGKGAVLILCGPPGVGKTSVGRSIANCMNKPFYRFSVGGEHDQAKIKGFLRTYIGAQPGQIIEGLKLSKTKAPVFMIDEVDKMNASNQGDPSAALLEVLDPEQNVTFRDTYLGLPFDLSSVFFILTANTLDTIPQPLLDRAEIIELSGYIDQEKTEIAKKYLLPKILVKDGFAKNQVKFTKEAYSLIAREYAREAGVRNYEKCMDKILRKIVLEQSQKFKDSKKSLKENLAGNTFIIGEPEVRKYLGKSVFDESQIKKADIPGTAIGLAWTSMGGDTLLLESIAYRSEKGGLQLTGQMGDVMKESAQIALNWSKQYAIAKGIKDSSWFEENTIHLHIPEGATPKDGPSAGITMATTFISLMKGKKIKPNLAMTGELSLTGQVLPIGGLREKTVAAKRNHIKTILIPKANERDLDEIPAHVKNGIRFIPVSRVEEVIDFVF; from the coding sequence ATAAGTGATTCAACGACTTTAATGCCACAGGAAATGAATCTCCCGGATAAGCTCTGCCTGCTTCCGTTGGGAGGAATTCCTATTTTTCCGGGAATTTTTACTCCTTTTATGGTAAACAGCAATGATGATATAAAAACTATAGAAGAAGCTTACAAGGGGGATGGCTATGTAGGATTTGTACTTCTTAAAGAAGATAAGAAGAATCCTTCTGCAGCGGACCTTTACAAGGTTGGTACGGCTGCACGGATAATAAAAAAGACAAATCTTCCGGATGGTGCCGTTAATCTTTTTGTATCAACTATTATCAGGTTCAGAATAAAGAAAATTCTTTCTTCAGAAAGTCCGATGGTTGCTGCCGTTGAGTACCTTCCTGATACAGGTGAAAACTCTTTTGAAGTAAAAGCCCTTACAAGAGCCCTTATAAGTGAAATGCGTGAAATTGGTGAGGCTAATGCCCTCGTCAGCGAAGAAATGCGCATGAATCTGAATAATATAAATCATCCGGGTAAAATTGCAGATTTCATTACCTCTATTCTTAATATCGAGAAAACAGAACAGCAGAAGATTCTTGAAACTGTTGATGTCAGAAAGAGAATGGAAAAGGTTCTGGTGTTTATAAAGAAAGAACAGGAAATTCTCCGGGTTCAGAAAAAGATTCAGACAGAGCTTAATGAAAAAATAGAAAAAAATCAGCGGGAATATTTTCTCCGGGAAGAAATGAAGAGTATTCAGGAAGAGCTTGGAGTTGGCAATTCCCATGCCGGTGAATACCAGAAGTTCAAGTCAAAGATTGATTCCTTTAAGTTTGAGGGAGAAATAAAAGAAACTCTGGATAGTGAACTTGATAAATTCCAGATGATGGATTCTCATGATCCTGATTACAATAATATTCGTTCTTATCTTGAACTTGTATGTTCCCTTCCGTGGAATGATGAACCGGTGGAAGATTATAATATCGAAAACGCAGAAAAAATTCTTGAAAAAGATCATTACGGACTTGAAGATGTAAAGAAAAGGATTCTTGAATATCTTGCCGTACGTAAGTTAAAGAATGACGGTAAGGGTGCAGTACTTATTCTTTGTGGTCCTCCTGGAGTTGGCAAGACAAGTGTTGGTCGTTCCATTGCCAATTGTATGAATAAGCCGTTTTATCGTTTCAGTGTTGGTGGTGAGCATGACCAGGCAAAAATAAAGGGATTTCTCCGGACATATATTGGAGCTCAGCCTGGACAGATAATTGAAGGATTAAAACTTTCAAAAACAAAGGCTCCGGTTTTCATGATTGATGAAGTTGATAAAATGAATGCTTCAAATCAGGGAGATCCGAGTGCCGCTCTTCTGGAAGTTCTTGATCCGGAACAGAATGTTACGTTCAGAGACACTTACCTCGGTTTGCCGTTTGATTTAAGCAGCGTATTCTTCATACTTACTGCAAATACTCTTGATACTATTCCTCAGCCTTTACTTGACCGTGCAGAAATAATAGAACTTTCCGGGTATATCGATCAGGAAAAAACTGAGATTGCAAAGAAGTATCTTCTTCCTAAAATTCTTGTAAAAGACGGATTTGCAAAGAATCAGGTTAAGTTTACGAAGGAAGCATATTCTTTAATTGCAAGGGAATATGCAAGGGAAGCCGGTGTCCGTAATTATGAGAAATGTATGGATAAAATTCTCCGTAAGATTGTTCTTGAACAGAGTCAGAAGTTTAAGGATTCAAAAAAATCCCTGAAGGAAAACCTGGCAGGAAATACTTTTATTATCGGAGAGCCTGAAGTAAGAAAGTATTTAGGTAAAAGTGTATTTGATGAAAGTCAGATAAAGAAAGCTGATATACCGGGTACTGCAATAGGACTTGCCTGGACAAGTATGGGCGGGGACACTCTTCTTCTTGAGAGCATTGCATACAGATCAGAAAAAGGCGGACTTCAGCTTACGGGACAGATGGGTGACGTAATGAAAGAAAGTGCCCAGATTGCCCTTAACTGGTCAAAGCAGTATGCCATTGCTAAAGGAATAAAAGACAGTTCCTGGTTTGAGGAAAATACGATTCATCTTCACATACCGGAGGGAGCAACTCCAAAAGACGGCCCTAGTGCAGGCATAACGATGGCTACGACTTTTATTTCTTTAATGAAAGGAAAGAAAATTAAGCCGAATCTTGCAATGACTGGAGAACTTTCACTTACCGGACAGGTTTTACCAATAGGCGGGCTTCGTGAAAAAACAGTTGCTGCAAAACGCAATCATATAAAAACAATCCTGATTCCTAAAGCAAATGAAAGGGATCTTGATGAAATCCCTGCACATGTAAAGAACGGTATTCGTTTTATTCCTGTAAGCAGGGTAGAAGAAGTAATAGATTTTGTATTCTAA
- a CDS encoding outer membrane lipoprotein-sorting protein, with amino-acid sequence MKMTSKITVLTLALLAAGSMTFAQGTGKSNEKGDEIMRIVRDFKKPDFSTSNVIMTLTDKNGKKETRAVREYGRDKDGQSSVVMMFLSPASVKDTRFLQIEKENADDDKFIYLPSLKSTRRVNASEGSKSFMGTDATYDDLSTREFDEDYHEYITTEDKNGYKNCDVVIMTPKDKKSSQYSYRKAWIYHVDEAEKIYYPVYTELYDKNNKLVKKLTVSRIEKVGDFYIPMDDKMENVQTGHSTTLEIKNVDTTTKIPDRYFTQNFLNTGK; translated from the coding sequence ATGAAAATGACATCTAAAATTACAGTTCTGACACTTGCACTTCTTGCAGCCGGTTCCATGACATTTGCACAGGGAACTGGAAAAAGCAACGAAAAAGGTGATGAAATCATGCGCATCGTACGTGATTTTAAGAAACCAGATTTTTCTACTTCGAACGTCATAATGACTCTTACAGATAAAAACGGAAAAAAAGAAACACGTGCCGTAAGAGAATATGGCCGCGACAAAGACGGACAGTCTTCTGTTGTTATGATGTTCCTTTCTCCTGCAAGCGTAAAGGATACCCGCTTTCTTCAGATTGAAAAAGAAAATGCAGACGATGATAAATTCATCTATCTTCCTTCACTCAAAAGCACCCGCCGTGTAAATGCAAGTGAAGGTTCAAAATCCTTTATGGGAACTGATGCAACATACGATGATCTTTCTACCCGTGAATTTGATGAAGACTATCATGAATACATTACTACAGAAGACAAAAACGGCTACAAAAACTGTGACGTTGTAATCATGACTCCAAAAGACAAGAAATCAAGTCAGTACAGTTACAGGAAGGCATGGATTTATCACGTAGATGAAGCTGAGAAAATATACTACCCTGTTTACACTGAACTTTATGACAAAAACAACAAGCTTGTAAAAAAACTTACAGTTTCAAGAATTGAAAAGGTTGGCGATTTCTATATTCCAATGGATGATAAAATGGAAAACGTACAGACAGGACACTCTACAACTCTTGAAATAAAGAATGTTGATACAACAACAAAAATTCCTGACCGCTACTTTACACAGAACTTCCTCAACACAGGAAAATAA
- a CDS encoding efflux RND transporter permease subunit has protein sequence MKFVKAFFKHPWFIIITCLILTGFFGFFLKDLKLENSMRQFFPQKNEAYTRLTDTEDKFGSMLAIGASIEADSGTILTPEYLSIIKKITDRVSLLSEVDTSKINPSEKSVDSLTHIDYLCADEYGAISPSQLIPPEYFDDNGNYIAGQEGISELKSRLTEWDDMYNRVIINDNNTAAQLQITLKTTSTYENDIESAKRALESAKESGDPDEIKTAEKNLEDTINAPSVQLEEAKKNLKKAKASKNTDELKAAEEAYENAKSYYAACNSDSVRQQNTLTAIRKIVEEECSGHNVKYKLVGEPVLSENSRKFMTADLLGLIPLVIVVVLISLYLSFKTVEGTLLPLITVVMATAISCGLMGLFGITFTLVSSVIPVALIAVGSAYGIHVLTHYYIAVKNAGNELTAETYRECVFEGLRDVWKAVILAGITTVVGFISLVTSPIEPLHSFAIFTAVGVGISLLLSVTFIPAILLVKDYRKIGQKNENSLSEKVRKRAAKVRAKIEYQLARRGGKSVDEASGNTLYLIYRFFCGTKIRLIITSAAIIVFSITGFRLLKIDTALINYFPEDCQFRKDIDYIDERFAGTNSIFFNVISPDARNYEASAETENTSDETAEEEFNFDDFNFDADTSEEDFNFDDFDFDAAIEEEAAPVTASTSITNPEILKAVDDMNAYLLAKHKGIGKIVALPTFIKRVNQVWNAPEAQEDEAGEAYREKLASTLTTQELLEKFNHAYIEAGGKYATVEGIVDILMKDTNFNGTAYYEIPYDPEKYPQDTREALSGIVANYLDSILSGSASISRFIDSTSQPQIMRITCQLRVHTTDAVESVINDAKEYAAKHFPEGYTLESTGSSDMEVVMTDMIVESQISSLALSLISVFIIITISFKSGWAGLLGAIPLAFAILLNYMIMGFAGINLDLVTSIIASLAVGVGIDYTIHFLSTYKEERSKSDDIEYVTKQTFTKSGHGIVTNALAVGFGFLVLCLSKFVVLRYIGVLVALVMFTSSFLAMTIIPGILNLLDPKFIRPAEKKSE, from the coding sequence ATGAAATTCGTAAAGGCTTTTTTTAAGCACCCGTGGTTTATCATCATCACCTGCCTCATTCTGACAGGATTTTTCGGATTCTTCCTTAAGGATCTGAAACTTGAAAACTCAATGAGACAATTCTTCCCGCAGAAAAATGAAGCCTACACAAGACTTACAGACACGGAAGACAAATTCGGAAGCATGCTCGCCATCGGTGCAAGCATTGAAGCAGATTCAGGTACCATCCTTACACCGGAATACCTTTCCATCATAAAAAAAATAACAGACAGAGTTTCTCTTCTTTCTGAAGTTGATACATCAAAAATAAATCCTTCTGAAAAAAGCGTAGACTCACTTACCCATATTGATTATCTGTGCGCAGATGAATACGGAGCAATTTCTCCGTCACAGCTTATTCCTCCTGAATATTTTGATGATAACGGAAACTATATTGCCGGTCAGGAAGGTATCAGTGAACTTAAATCACGCCTTACTGAATGGGACGACATGTACAACCGTGTAATCATAAATGACAACAATACTGCAGCCCAGCTTCAGATTACGCTGAAAACTACAAGCACTTATGAAAATGACATCGAAAGTGCAAAACGTGCCCTTGAAAGTGCAAAAGAATCCGGTGATCCTGATGAAATAAAAACTGCAGAAAAAAATCTGGAAGATACAATCAATGCTCCATCCGTACAGCTGGAAGAAGCAAAAAAGAATCTGAAAAAAGCAAAGGCTTCAAAAAACACTGACGAACTTAAGGCAGCAGAAGAAGCTTACGAAAATGCAAAATCATACTATGCAGCCTGCAATTCTGATTCAGTAAGGCAGCAGAACACACTTACGGCAATCCGTAAAATTGTAGAAGAAGAATGCAGCGGTCACAACGTAAAATACAAGCTCGTCGGAGAACCTGTTCTTTCTGAAAATTCAAGAAAATTCATGACGGCAGACCTTCTCGGCCTCATTCCACTGGTAATTGTCGTAGTACTCATCTCACTTTACCTGAGCTTTAAGACTGTCGAAGGAACATTACTTCCTTTGATTACTGTAGTTATGGCAACCGCAATATCCTGCGGACTCATGGGACTTTTCGGAATAACCTTCACTCTTGTTTCAAGCGTAATTCCAGTTGCCCTTATTGCTGTAGGTTCTGCATACGGAATTCACGTTCTTACCCACTACTACATTGCCGTAAAAAATGCCGGAAATGAACTTACTGCAGAAACATACAGAGAATGCGTATTTGAAGGCCTTAGAGATGTATGGAAAGCTGTTATCCTTGCAGGAATTACAACAGTAGTAGGTTTCATTTCTCTTGTAACAAGTCCTATTGAACCTCTTCACAGCTTTGCAATATTTACAGCTGTAGGTGTCGGAATTTCCCTCTTACTTTCAGTAACTTTCATTCCGGCAATTCTTCTTGTAAAAGACTACAGAAAAATCGGACAGAAAAATGAAAATTCACTTTCCGAGAAAGTAAGAAAACGTGCTGCAAAAGTTCGTGCAAAAATTGAATATCAGCTTGCAAGAAGAGGCGGAAAATCTGTTGACGAAGCAAGCGGAAATACCTTATACCTCATTTACCGTTTCTTCTGCGGAACAAAAATCCGTCTTATAATTACAAGTGCAGCAATTATAGTATTCAGCATTACAGGATTCAGACTCCTTAAGATTGATACAGCACTTATAAACTACTTCCCTGAAGACTGCCAGTTCAGAAAAGACATTGATTACATCGACGAACGTTTTGCCGGAACAAACAGTATCTTCTTTAACGTTATTTCTCCGGACGCACGTAACTATGAAGCTTCCGCTGAAACTGAAAATACATCCGATGAAACTGCTGAAGAAGAATTTAACTTTGATGACTTTAATTTTGACGCTGATACTTCAGAAGAAGATTTCAATTTTGATGACTTCGACTTTGATGCGGCAATCGAAGAAGAAGCAGCCCCTGTAACAGCCTCAACAAGCATTACTAACCCGGAAATACTTAAAGCCGTAGATGACATGAATGCCTACCTTCTTGCAAAACACAAGGGTATCGGAAAAATCGTAGCACTTCCGACGTTCATCAAACGCGTAAACCAGGTATGGAATGCACCTGAAGCCCAGGAAGATGAAGCCGGTGAAGCATACAGGGAAAAACTTGCATCTACACTTACAACACAGGAACTTCTTGAAAAATTCAACCATGCCTATATTGAGGCAGGAGGAAAATACGCAACTGTTGAAGGAATTGTCGACATTCTCATGAAAGACACAAACTTTAACGGAACTGCATATTATGAAATTCCATATGATCCTGAAAAATATCCGCAGGATACAAGAGAAGCACTTTCAGGAATCGTTGCAAATTATCTTGATTCAATACTCAGCGGTTCTGCATCCATCAGCCGTTTCATTGACAGCACTTCACAGCCTCAGATTATGCGCATAACCTGTCAGCTTCGCGTTCATACAACAGATGCCGTTGAATCAGTAATCAATGATGCAAAAGAATATGCTGCAAAACACTTCCCTGAAGGATATACACTTGAATCAACAGGTTCTTCAGATATGGAAGTTGTTATGACAGACATGATTGTTGAAAGTCAGATTTCTTCACTTGCACTTTCACTGATCTCAGTATTCATCATCATTACAATCTCCTTTAAATCTGGATGGGCAGGACTTCTCGGAGCAATTCCACTTGCATTTGCAATTCTCCTCAACTACATGATAATGGGATTTGCAGGAATCAACCTTGACCTTGTAACAAGCATCATCGCTTCCCTTGCAGTCGGAGTAGGAATTGACTACACAATTCACTTCCTCTCTACATACAAGGAAGAAAGGTCAAAATCTGATGACATTGAATACGTAACAAAGCAGACATTTACAAAAAGCGGTCACGGTATTGTTACAAACGCCCTCGCCGTAGGATTCGGATTCCTCGTACTCTGTCTTTCAAAGTTTGTGGTACTCCGTTACATCGGTGTACTTGTTGCACTGGTAATGTTTACATCAAGCTTCCTTGCAATGACAATCATTCCTGGAATACTTAATCTGCTTGATCCGAAATTCATCAGACCTGCAGAAAAAAAATCTGAATAA
- a CDS encoding ArsR/SmtB family transcription factor, protein MNKKEFKRLQGMFLKCSPLFVALGDVIRQKIMLEVAESGFDGINVTELASRFKLSRPAVSHHLKVLKDSGLLVSVKKRTQIFYRAEFKKNLKTVDNLIHSVLEVVEAEEKLRLENS, encoded by the coding sequence ATGAATAAGAAAGAGTTTAAGCGGCTGCAGGGAATGTTCTTGAAGTGCTCGCCGTTATTTGTTGCACTTGGGGACGTTATACGGCAGAAAATTATGCTGGAAGTAGCGGAGTCTGGTTTTGACGGAATAAACGTTACGGAACTTGCTTCCAGATTTAAGCTTTCCCGTCCGGCTGTTTCTCATCATCTTAAGGTTCTCAAGGACAGCGGTCTGCTTGTTTCCGTAAAAAAAAGGACTCAGATATTTTACCGTGCAGAATTCAAGAAGAACCTTAAAACCGTAGATAATCTCATACATTCCGTTCTCGAAGTTGTAGAGGCAGAAGAGAAGCTTCGTCTTGAAAACAGCTGA
- the uvrA gene encoding excinuclease ABC subunit UvrA, whose amino-acid sequence MNRINKVPEGQEKIVIQGAREHNLKNINVELPRNRLVVISGLSGSGKSSLAFDTLFAEGQRRYMESLSSYARQFLGRMDKPDVDMISGLSPAISIEQKSTNKNPRSTVGTVTEIYDYYRLLYARIGKAHCPQCGREINEQSVDQIIDTILSWNEGTKLTLLAPVIRGKKGEHVKVIEDAKKSGFVRARIDGLMVELEDSIKLDKQKKHTIEIVVDRIVLKPEIRRRLADSVETALNAANGILIVLRRVNKDEEAYSEVAAALDAKGTPYDRDAAFIEQEVFFSQKNACPDCGISIPELQPRLFSFNNPFGACPDCTGIGEKMEWNEKLIVPDKNLSFNEGGIAFYNPDSAWNRSIFEAVAEEGGFSLDTPLNKLTKKQYDYLWNGDENRILHWVYQKQSGEGYSEYKRPWLGVMSDMKRRYAEAWGESQRERMQEKYMSVSECRSCHGKKLRPEALSVTVGGKNIWDLTELSVLETIDFFKNLKLSETEQKIAAQILKEINARLSFLKNVGLEYLTLHRSASTLSGGEAQRIRLSTQIGSGLTGVMYILDEPSIGLHQRDNERLIKSLTYLRDLGNTVVVVEHDEQTMLTADWLIDIGPGAGVHGGKIMASGTPSQVMQVEDSVTGKYLAGKIRMRIPSERRKGNGNFVKIHGVREHNLKNIDVDIPLGTFTCITGVSGSGKSTLLTDVFYPAASNAVMRTEYEVGEYKSITGLENIDKVISIDQTPIGRTPRSNPVTYIGVFDRIRELFASLPEAKAKGYKSGRFSFNVKGGRCENCEGAGTITIEMNFLPDVFIQCDVCHGRRFNQETLDVTYKGKTISDVLDMTIEEAADFFAGIPHIARKLETLKNVGLGYIQLGQNALTLSGGEAQRVKLASELCRPSTGKTLYILDEPTTGLHFADIMQLMVVIQQLVDKGNTVVMIEHNLDVICQSDYIIDLGPEGGTGGGEVIAAGTPEEVALVKKSYTGKFIQAMLERERLRDEKN is encoded by the coding sequence ATGAACAGAATAAATAAAGTCCCTGAAGGTCAGGAAAAAATCGTAATTCAGGGTGCAAGGGAACATAATCTTAAAAACATAAATGTAGAACTTCCAAGAAATCGTCTTGTCGTAATAAGCGGACTTTCAGGGAGCGGTAAATCTTCACTGGCATTTGATACTCTTTTTGCTGAGGGACAGAGACGCTATATGGAGAGCCTGTCTTCTTATGCCCGTCAGTTTTTAGGAAGAATGGATAAACCGGACGTTGATATGATTTCCGGGCTTTCTCCTGCAATTTCAATTGAACAGAAATCGACAAATAAAAATCCGAGATCAACTGTAGGAACAGTAACTGAAATATATGATTATTACAGGCTTCTGTATGCAAGAATAGGTAAGGCTCACTGTCCTCAGTGCGGCCGTGAAATTAACGAGCAGTCCGTTGATCAGATTATAGACACGATCCTCAGCTGGAATGAGGGTACTAAACTGACTCTTCTGGCTCCTGTCATTCGCGGTAAGAAGGGTGAACATGTAAAAGTTATTGAAGATGCAAAAAAATCAGGTTTTGTTCGTGCCAGAATTGACGGACTTATGGTAGAACTTGAGGATTCTATTAAGCTTGATAAGCAGAAGAAGCACACGATAGAAATAGTAGTTGACCGTATAGTCCTGAAGCCTGAAATTCGCAGGAGGCTTGCCGATTCTGTAGAAACAGCCCTTAATGCTGCAAACGGAATCCTCATAGTTCTCCGCAGGGTAAATAAGGACGAGGAAGCTTATTCTGAAGTTGCTGCTGCCCTGGATGCAAAAGGAACTCCTTATGACAGGGATGCGGCCTTTATTGAACAGGAAGTTTTCTTCAGTCAGAAAAATGCCTGTCCGGACTGCGGAATTTCCATTCCTGAACTCCAGCCCCGTCTTTTCAGTTTTAACAATCCTTTCGGAGCCTGTCCGGACTGTACCGGTATAGGTGAAAAAATGGAATGGAACGAAAAACTGATTGTTCCTGATAAGAATCTTTCGTTTAATGAAGGCGGAATTGCATTTTATAATCCTGACAGCGCATGGAACAGAAGTATCTTTGAAGCAGTAGCAGAGGAAGGTGGTTTTTCCCTTGATACTCCTTTAAATAAACTTACAAAAAAACAGTATGACTATCTCTGGAATGGCGATGAAAACAGGATTCTTCACTGGGTTTATCAGAAACAGAGCGGTGAAGGGTATTCTGAATATAAAAGACCATGGCTCGGTGTCATGTCAGATATGAAAAGAAGGTATGCTGAAGCCTGGGGAGAAAGCCAGCGGGAACGCATGCAGGAAAAATACATGTCCGTTTCTGAATGCAGAAGTTGTCATGGAAAGAAACTTCGTCCGGAAGCTCTCAGTGTTACGGTTGGAGGAAAAAATATCTGGGATCTTACGGAACTTTCTGTCCTTGAAACAATTGATTTTTTTAAGAATCTTAAGCTTTCGGAAACAGAACAGAAAATCGCCGCGCAGATATTAAAGGAAATAAATGCAAGACTCAGTTTCCTTAAAAATGTGGGACTGGAATACCTTACGCTTCACAGAAGTGCATCAACTCTTTCAGGAGGAGAAGCCCAGCGTATCAGGCTTTCAACGCAGATCGGTTCAGGACTTACCGGTGTAATGTATATTCTTGATGAACCGTCTATCGGACTTCATCAGCGTGATAATGAACGCCTTATAAAGTCTCTTACATATCTTCGTGATCTTGGCAATACAGTTGTTGTGGTAGAGCATGATGAACAGACGATGCTTACTGCAGACTGGCTTATAGATATTGGACCTGGAGCTGGAGTTCATGGTGGAAAAATAATGGCGAGCGGGACTCCGTCTCAGGTAATGCAGGTAGAGGATTCTGTTACCGGGAAATATCTTGCGGGCAAAATAAGGATGCGTATTCCTTCTGAGAGGAGAAAAGGAAACGGTAATTTTGTAAAGATTCATGGAGTCAGGGAACATAATTTAAAAAATATCGATGTTGATATTCCATTGGGAACGTTTACCTGCATAACAGGTGTTTCCGGAAGCGGTAAGTCAACGCTGCTTACTGATGTTTTTTATCCGGCTGCGAGCAATGCTGTAATGAGGACAGAATATGAAGTTGGAGAATATAAGAGCATAACAGGACTGGAAAATATTGATAAAGTAATAAGCATTGATCAGACTCCGATTGGAAGGACCCCCCGTTCCAATCCGGTGACATATATAGGCGTTTTTGACAGAATCCGTGAACTTTTTGCAAGCTTACCGGAAGCAAAAGCAAAAGGGTATAAGTCAGGAAGATTCAGTTTTAATGTAAAGGGCGGACGCTGTGAGAACTGTGAAGGTGCCGGAACGATAACTATTGAAATGAATTTCTTGCCTGATGTTTTCATTCAGTGTGATGTATGTCATGGAAGGCGTTTTAATCAGGAGACTCTGGATGTTACTTATAAGGGTAAGACAATAAGTGATGTTCTTGATATGACTATAGAAGAAGCAGCTGATTTTTTTGCAGGAATTCCGCATATTGCAAGAAAACTTGAAACCTTAAAAAATGTCGGGCTGGGATACATACAGCTTGGACAGAATGCGCTTACTCTTTCAGGGGGTGAAGCTCAGAGGGTAAAACTTGCCTCTGAATTGTGCAGACCGTCAACTGGAAAAACCCTGTATATATTGGACGAACCTACTACAGGACTTCATTTTGCAGACATAATGCAGCTTATGGTTGTAATACAGCAGCTTGTCGATAAAGGAAATACTGTTGTTATGATTGAACATAATCTTGATGTTATCTGTCAGTCCGATTATATAATAGATCTTGGTCCTGAAGGTGGAACAGGTGGCGGTGAGGTAATTGCTGCCGGTACTCCGGAAGAAGTTGCTCTCGTTAAAAAGAGTTACACGGGAAAGTTTATTCAGGCAATGCTTGAAAGAGAGCGGCTTAGAGATGAAAAAAATTAA